A genomic stretch from Longimicrobium sp. includes:
- a CDS encoding YggS family pyridoxal phosphate-dependent enzyme yields the protein MNAEMLAARVAEVREGIERAMQRAGRTGDVTLVAVTKTHPPEIVQAAIAAGLADVGENRVQEMEDKVAAVGRKAVRWHLIGHLQRNKAGKAVELADLVHSLDSLRLAEALSKEAERAGTTVDALVQVNTSGEESKFGLAADEAVDAIGWMAELPGLRLLGMMTMAPFTDDQAVIRRTFAAARRLCEDTARQVPAFNGSQLSMGMSNDYEIAVEEGSTLVRVGSTLFGERGR from the coding sequence ATGAACGCCGAGATGCTGGCCGCGCGGGTTGCGGAGGTTCGGGAGGGGATCGAGCGGGCGATGCAGCGCGCCGGGCGCACCGGCGACGTGACGCTCGTGGCCGTCACCAAGACGCATCCGCCGGAGATCGTGCAGGCCGCCATCGCCGCCGGCCTGGCGGACGTGGGCGAGAACCGCGTGCAGGAGATGGAGGACAAGGTGGCCGCCGTGGGTCGCAAAGCCGTGCGCTGGCACCTGATCGGCCATCTTCAGCGCAACAAGGCCGGCAAGGCGGTGGAACTCGCGGACCTGGTGCACTCGCTGGATTCGCTGCGCCTGGCCGAAGCGCTGTCGAAAGAGGCGGAGCGCGCGGGGACGACGGTGGATGCGCTCGTCCAGGTGAACACCTCCGGCGAGGAGAGCAAGTTCGGGCTGGCGGCCGACGAGGCGGTGGATGCCATCGGTTGGATGGCGGAGCTGCCGGGCCTGCGGCTGCTCGGGATGATGACCATGGCGCCGTTCACCGACGACCAGGCCGTCATCCGGCGCACCTTCGCGGCGGCGCGGCGGCTGTGCGAAGATACCGCGCGGCAGGTACCCGCCTTCAATGGAAGCCAGCTTTCGATGGGCATGAGCAACGACTACGAGATCGCGGTGGAAGAGGGAAGCACCCTCGTCCGCGTGGGCTCGACCCTCTTTGGAGAGCGCGGGCGATGA